From Micromonospora echinospora:
CTCTTCGATCATCCCGGCGCGGACCCGGGCGCGCAGTGAGGGAGCGACCATGCCCTCACTCTGCCACGGATGAGAGCGGCAATCAAAAGAGAGAGCACTGCTCTTGACAGTCGACCCGGTTTGAGTCATGCTCTGTTTCGATAGCGGTGCTCTCGCTTCGGACAACTGCTTCAGAAAAGGTGGACCTGTCATGGCCCTGCATGTGATCGTCGGCGCCGGCCCCGTCGGCACCGCCACCGCCAACCTGCTCGCCGAGCGCGGCGAGCAGGTGCGGGTGGTCACCCGGCGCGGCACCGGCCCGGAGCACCCGGCGGTCGAGCGGGTGGCCGCCGACGCCGCCGACGCGAACCGGCTCACCGAGCTGACCAAGGGCGCGGCCGCGCTCTACAACTGCGCCAACCCGGCGTACCACAGGTGGGCGACGGACTGGCCGCCGCTGGCCGCCGCCCTGCTCACCGCCGCGGAGCGCAGCGGCGCCGTGCTCGCCACGGTCGGCAACCTCTACGGGTACGGCCCGGTCGACGCCCCGATGACCGAGGCGACCCCGCTCGCCGCCACCGGCGTCAAGGGCCGGGTCCGCAACCGGATGTGGGCCGACGCGCTGGACGCCCACCGCGCCGGGCGGGCCCGGGTCACCGAGGTACGCGGCTCCGACTACATCGGGCTCGGCGGCAACTCCCTGCCCATGATGGTGCTGCCCAAGGTGCTCGCCGGGCAGCGGGTGTTCCTGCCGGTCGACTGGGACGCCCCGCACACGTGGACGTACGTGCCGGACGTCGCCCGTACCCTCGTCACCGCCGCCACCGACCCGCGCGCCTGGGGACGGGCCTGGCACGTGCCGAGCGCGCC
This genomic window contains:
- a CDS encoding NAD-dependent epimerase/dehydratase family protein; the encoded protein is MALHVIVGAGPVGTATANLLAERGEQVRVVTRRGTGPEHPAVERVAADAADANRLTELTKGAAALYNCANPAYHRWATDWPPLAAALLTAAERSGAVLATVGNLYGYGPVDAPMTEATPLAATGVKGRVRNRMWADALDAHRAGRARVTEVRGSDYIGLGGNSLPMMVLPKVLAGQRVFLPVDWDAPHTWTYVPDVARTLVTAATDPRAWGRAWHVPSAPPVPMRGLAELTAERAGVAAPRLARMPYPVLWLGGLADPFVREMRETAHQFAAPFVMDSSAATTTFGIEATPLDRVVDEMVSGLRAPAPAAR